Below is a window of Phoenix dactylifera cultivar Barhee BC4 chromosome 7, palm_55x_up_171113_PBpolish2nd_filt_p, whole genome shotgun sequence DNA.
CTTGGTTGTTGGTGACTTGGCTCCATGCTTAGTGCTCCTAGGTCTTTATAGTGGAAGGATAGATGGCTAAATACTTGATTGGTAATGATACATCCCGTCATCCTAAAAGTCATTGTATGTGATTAGTCTTCTTTCGTTTTTATTAAAAAGCAGTATGAATCTtaatctaaaaagaaaaaaataatctatAGTTCAAGCATTAAAtgatatttaacataacatgatATAAATGGACTTGACTTTTTTTACTGTtggaataaatatttttttacttaAAAAGAGAATTATTTAATCAAATGCTTTAATAAAAAGAAGCATCTGCTCAAGACAAAGATGGTCCCTAGGCGCTTGGATGGTCATCCTGCCTAAAGGCCTAGAAACCTCTAGGTTCCTAGGCAGTTGGGTTGTCAAAGCATCTAGGCAGCCACCTATTACACCATTGTACTCAGCATATAGCCTTTCCAAATGCACTTCTTTTCCACTCTTTCCAAGTTCACACTATATTTTTTGAGGGGAGACAACTCTATTTGCTTGGTGGCTGGTTGGCCTTTTGATGAATGGCCACTTAAAACAACTGCAATTTGTGAAGgtagatttttgtttttatagtgGAATCtgatagtttttttttgggttagtTATATTTTACCGACAACGCCCCTACCCCAAACATGAAAGGCAAAAAAAAGCTTTGAGTATGCAATTCTCACCTGCTTGAATCACATTTTGTTAACTTGCTTTTTGAAAATGACTTGCAATTCTCAAAAGAGATTTCTAAGTTAAATTTTAAAGTTTGACTTTGATTtcttttaatttctaaaatgtAGTTGTtgtttcatatgaaaagatttaCACATACCTCAAAGGTTGTTAAGAATACATAAGATATTGCATTGAAGCTTTCTTAATTTTCACTGGTTGGCAACAGTATATGTCTATCTTCATTGAGGAAGACTAAAGTCGAAGTTCCTGGACTTGTAAAAGCAAAATTCTTGATTGAACTTCCTTTGAGACTATGAATTCTGTGCAGACATTCTGTGCATTTGAGTGAAGTATGAAAAATCCATAATAGTGTTTTTTTCATTCTAAGGATAGAATTTTCTAATGCATAGAACTAGGATTCCTCGTGATATGCTATCTTTCCAATGCTGTGCTTTGCTTTGATATAGCCAGCGTTGCATGGACACAGATATGAGAATTGGATTGGTTGCATATCCAAGTGTCTGACTCGACAAGGAGGGAAAAGGGTGATACAGGGGTGTGTaggataaaatataattttaatactgaaatatatatttttacctTTAAATATTGTTTGTTTATACAGtaaaaggaaaacattaatCGTCATACATGTTTCTCATTCAAACTTTCCAATTAACTTaagaatatataaaaaaaaatattttacaaatttttttaaatacttaaatcTTCGATCAATCTCTAGGAGAACAACTACTGACTTCTAACCTCAAGATAGAGGGTCAAACTTATTTTTGGAAGAGTGCAACTCCACCAATCTTTAAAAGTGGCAATCAAAAGAAATTCATAAGTATTCAAGTGTTTAATATGTACCCAGCTCAGATACAATATACAACATGGATTTTTGTAGCTGGATTCAGTGTCCAAGTAGCACAGCATGTAGCTAAATAAGATTTTTCAGGCAGCTTGAATAGTTCATGTAGCATAGGCTCTAAAGGATAACCTATCTGGAATTCAGCCAAAGTACTGAATTGACCTTTGTAGGCCAATCCTTACACAGCTGATAGCCTCTTAGACCCATTTATTTTCCTGACTATTACTAGTGATAACTCATTTTCCAGTGCATTTAACAAATGGCTGAACAATGTGGTCATGTTGACactgttaaattttatttactaTCTGTGTTACTTTCTGAAAGTTTTTAGCTAATTGTTTTTATCCATGTAAAGATAATGGCCGTGAAAAAGAATATTGAGGAGGTACAGGGAAAAGATAATTATCCATGGGGGCAGCAATTGTTGATTCACAATGGAAAGGTCTTGAAAGATGAGAGTACATTGGAAGAGAACAAAGTTAGTGAAGATGGATTTCTTGTCGTCATGCTTTCTAAGGTATTTGAATtttcatttatatattttttctgtAGAAAATCTATGATATTTCTGCAATCACTTATCATTGAATTGTTTTCCTTTGTATTTTAAGTTCTTAACATCACAAACTATGTTAAAGTTGCATGCTAGGACTGCAATGATTAGTGAAACAAACATTGACTTGGTGTTTTGCTTACAATAATTGAAAGGAATTGTACTCTAGAATGTTACTCTTTTATGATCTTTTAGTCAATTACCAGGAGGATCATTTACAGTTTCTGTCAAGCAACATGCTAATTTAAAAGATACAAAGTTATGCTAATATGCAAAAGGGCTACGACCAGTGGTGACACCTCTCCTCCATGTTGGAGGAGGTTACGGGTTCAAATTTTAATGGTGCTTTTGTCATGTAGTTGACCCACATGATTCTACTAGTAATCTATATGTGTGCTTACAATGAGTCTGCATCTTTTTTCTCCTTCCCTCCCTCACTCTTCATTGCATGCTGTAATACCTGTATTGTTGCTGCAGGCTATTTCCATCATTTCACAAAATTAATGCAAGCAATTGTTTGATATAATATTTATCCTCCGCACTGATTTTATCAGTTCACGAaaccttttctttaagaaatacaTTATTAGATGCGTCaaattgttatttttattatcCATACAGAAATTATTCAGTGCTCTAATTATGAACGTACTACCAACAATTGGATCAAAGCCATCCTTTCTAAGGTTGGAAATGTCTATGCTTGTAGATTTAGTGAGTGCAAAAGGAGAATCATTAGCTGACATCATGAGGATGATGGATACTTTTTATTGGCACCATTGTAAAAGGTGGTACAGGCATCTGGCTTGATGAGTTTGTTGGTCTATTCTCATATTCAAAAACCTATTAAACTGCAATCTGctaagaaaatatttaaaatttcatCTTTCCATTTTGACAAAATACATCCCAAAACTTACTTTTTTGCATGGTATTACAAAAATAGCTTAGGAGGAACACTAATAGTTCATTTGTATTTACACTAAAACATTAAAATTTTCGTAAGGTCAAACTTGGTGGATCCTGAACCAtgaagcctttttcttttgtaggaAGAACAGAACTTTACTACCTACTATTTGATATATAGGCAAAGGTTAATAAAACCAAGGAGGAAAGTTAATGCTTGACCTAACTTAGAATCATATTTTGGCTTTTACAAGGAAAAAATGCAAATTTTGCTTGCAATGTGGAAATATAACGAGAAAAAGGAttgcaaaaagaaagaaattgaaataaccaagATAGATGGTTACGTtaagatttcttattttttttcaagcatACCTTTGATTTTGTTACTCTCTGTATTTGAATTGACTCCTGTCAAAGTTGGTACTTGAGGGGGAGTGCCATGGCCTTTAAGAGGTTCATTTGTTCTGAAATATGGTTGGCATAATGTTTTTCTAATTAAGCTTAGATATTTGAAGGGCGAGTTTTTAATATATCAATCTTAGAGCCTGTAGCATGGACTCAGGTTCACCAGCAATGGAACCTAAAACAGATTAGTTTATTTATATCTGAAACAGTATCTGAAATTTTGCAGTTCCATTTTAAAAGGTAATGGTCATAAGTATTCAGGGGTAGGTTACCGCTCCATTGGGAAAATTCATTCCTAGGACCAGTGAGAAATCATGGAATATTACctacagaaaagaaaagaaaactataTGTATTTTCCTGTCAATGCCCCTGTTCAAGAATTTTGCCCATTCTGGTTCCCTAAAGTTTTAATAATATGAAAAGTTAATATTAAAAGTTAAAACAAAaggctccttttttttctcaatcCTTCACAAATTTGAGCCCCTCTTATTATGTGGGCTTTCTCAATTTGTGACTTGCACATGCCATCTCAGTGCGTTTGAACTTTTGTCCTCAATCACTTCAACTTTTGGATTTCTTTTGTTGCACTTACAGTCCTATACTATGTTCCTGCTATAACCAAATTTCCAGCCATTCTTTGTCTGCAACTTGTACTTTTCATGATGTAGAGTATTATGCATGCGTACTTTATTGGTTGCTAAAGCATGCATGATAACACCTTGAGATGACTTCTCAGTTTAACTGTCCTTACGtttatgatatattttttgaCCTCTCGAGGACATGATTGTTTTGACTTCTTCATGTACTGTAAGTGTTTGAGGGCGTAGATGCTTAGGGTTCTTAAGGATATTATGGTAGAAACCTTCATAACTCTACTTGtccagaaaattaaaagaaggtGATTAGCCTTAAAAGAATTGAATTCCTTTAAAATAACATTAACAAGAATGCTGGGAATTATCTGGTGTGCTTGACACTAGGAGACCTTATGGGCATCCATCAGTTGGGTTCTTCACTCTTTGCAAAATAAGTGTTCTTTAGGACAAACAAATCTTCACAATTTTTTCGCACAATTCTTGCCTATATAGACATTGTAGTGTTCTTAGTTTCTGTACGATGCACTTCATTGTACTAAAACCTCCTTACACAAATTGAGAAATGTCTTCCACTTAATAGTTTATGTCAACCTTGTGTTTAGTTCATTACACATGGGTAGAACTGCTTATGAAAGATTTATAAATGGCAGACCCTTCTTTAATCCCTTCTAATATGGCATTGCTATCTTCTATCATTTTTGTTGTGAGCCTTTATTATGTGTTTATTCCTCAATTTTATTCACTTGTTGCGTTGGCATCACTTCAGAGCAAAACTTCAGGTTCAACTGGAGCCTCGTCTGCTGCTCAGGTGATATTCATCCCATCATCGTTGTTCTCCCTTGATTGTAAATTTCTATGCTGCAGTTTTTCATTAGTGTTAGTGATTCAAATATCTGTTCAAACAGCCTCCAGCTACAGCTCCAGCTCCAGCTCCTCATCCTGCTTCTAGCAACCCTCCTGCACAAGCTCCGTGAGTTGCTATATAGCATATGTGCTACTGCTGCATCTTGTCCTatcattctttaatatttttcaatattgtTCATCCCAAAGAATTCACAAAGCTGGCACCACTGATCGGGGTGGGGCTTATTGGTGTTTATCAATGTCCTTCATGTTTCTCTGCTTCTTTTACAGGGCCTCAACAAACCCTGCAACTAGCACCGAAAGAGCAACAACAGAGTATGGCTTCTCTTTTTTGTTAATAATCATTTGATTATTGTGGTTTTTTATGATTTTCTCCTCTTGCAAAAGAAGACATAATTAcgcaaaagattgctggcattaattacaaaaaatatAGTCATTTAGTTTTCGTGTTTGTTCTCGTATTCAGTTCTTCCTTTACTTTATATCTAACTACTAAATTTTCTTTTGGAGATTATGCTTGTGATCATAATGAAGAGGAAATATTGCTATATCATTTTATTTGCTGATCAGCTGCACTTGCATGAGTCATGGTCCTCactttatttatttgttgaGGATGTTGAACTTGAGTTCTTTATCCTAGTGTCTACTATTCTATGGCTTCCTATGGAGTTGACATTTCTCATTTCATTTTTTAGGTTTCATATTCTACTTAAGGACCTTCTAATGCATTAAAATCATTGCACTTAGTGTTGCATGTGTTGCATGTTCTTATCTTATATAGCAAAAACTATACATTTTGCTTTTGTCAAACTTAAGAGGGCTCAAACTACCAAGGAGATATTTCTCCTAAGCAAGCTTTGCAATCTTGATACCGAGTACCGTACTGGTAACATTACCGATTCGGTAATTTGTATGGTACGCACCCTATACTGAAATAGCCGTCGAACCTTTTTCTCACCTTTTACTTTGGTACACCTCGATACAGGTCAATATGCTTTAGTACGGGGCAGTATGGGACGGTATGGGACCTGAATTGGCCTGAACATGAGTTTCGAGCCTGAACATGAGTTTCGTACTGGTTTCGAGCCGATACAGCATGGTATGTCCCGTACCAGGTGGTTCAGGGCAGTATGACAGTCCATGCTCCTAAGTTTAGAAGCACTTAGGTTAAAGTAGCAATTGCAAgttctttattaataaaagaaaaaaagaaacatgctGGTGGGGACACAGACTACCGTTTCCAGCATGTGTATAGGCGTCGCCGGCGTGCATAGCACTTTGGCCGCcctagttttattttcttgtgtattttcgtttttatttattatgtattttcGTCTTTTGTTAGTTACTGGCTTGTTATAACTGTATTTAGCTATTGTAGCGAACCATGATGTTGTTGGATTATGGGTAGTTACATGATCATTTGTGGGGATCATGGGTAATTGCATAGGGGGCTATATATGGAACCCCCATGTCTCCTGTTTTAGGGAGAgtattttaatgaaaaaaacGTTGCTTTGGCATCTGGTGGACTCTAGAactcctctctcctccttttccttcttattTTCTTCCCGAAATCACCTGTCCCGCATTAGTTTAGTTTCAGAGCCAGAGGTCTCGAattcgaaacccaggcatcgcgttgggggggggggaatgttggacatattctgccgctgtgcgggccataccttgctgggtccctgagcagcacagggagggtcaccgtcagcatgtcctgccgcctgccaatggcgatggcttggttagtaggtgggttatacccgagggtccctgaacccatggcgaggtcaggtcggagtccggggtgGGCGAGGtcaggtcggagtccggggtgGGCGAGgcctggtcggagtcgactcgtggcgctgcctttggtggggtttaaggaaatagagttgcgccttcactaacaccggtcggttttggtgtaatggtagcgcttgatcctgacaactgGTATCAAACGGAAATATTCCACCTATGACAAAGAATTTTACGCAGTTGTCTAAGCGCTGCGTCACTGGCGTCATTATTTGTTACCTCAAGAGTTCGTATTATATTCCGATCATGAAGCTTTGAGGTACTTGAATTTCCAGAAACGATTGAGTTCACGACATGGAAAGTGGGCtgaatttcttcaagaatacacCTTCGTGTTATGTCATAAAGCAGGAATTGACAACAAGGCAGCTGATGCCTTAAGCCGACGTGTAGCGTTACTTTTGTCAGTAAGCATAAAGGTTACTGGATTTGATCGTATGATTGCCGATTATGCAACTTGTCCAGATTTCGCTGAGATCTATGCTAGTGTGTTAGAAGGTCACACCAGGGACAATAGTGACTACCTTGTAGTTGATGCTTTCCTGTTCCGAGGAAACAAGCTGTGTATCCCTCAAACATCCCTTAGAGATTTTCTTGTTTGGGAACTCCATGCGGGAGGAATAGCTGGCCATTTTGGTAGAAATAAGACCATTGATATGATCGAACAAAGATTTTATTGGCCTAGTTTAAAACGGGATGTTGCGAAAATTGTTAGTCAGTGTCGTACTTGTCACTTATCCAAACAACGCAAACAAAACACTGGCTTATATACCCCCTTCCTGTCCCAGATCGTCCTTGGCAGGACATTAGTATGAATTTTGTGCTAGGATTGCCAAAGACTAGAAGTAAGCATGATTCCATTCTCGTGGTAGTGGATCGGTTCTCTAAGATGGCACATTTTCTGCCCGCTTCCAAAACTTCTGACGCCTCCAAAGTTGCGAGGATCATCTTTGATGAGGTCGTTAAGCTCCACGGGCTTCCAAAATCGATAGTGACTGATAGAGATGTCAAATTTGTTAGTTATTTTTGGAAGACCCTCTGGAATTTTAGGGGTACAAGGCTTAAATATTCCACAGCCTATCATCCTTAGATAGATGGACAAACTGAGGTGGTCAACTGCAGCCTAGGAAACCTTCTACGATGTTTAGTGGGTGACCACCCGGGTAATTGGGATCTCCTATCCACAGCTGAATTCGCATACAATAGCTCTGTGAATAGGACCTCTGGTTTGAGCCCTTTCGAAATTGTCTTAGGTTATGTTCCGCGAAAACCTGTTGATCTAATCCCAGTAGTACCTAACAATCGAATCTTTGAGACCGCTGAGTCCTTTGCGCAacatatgcaaaatttacataAAGAGATTAATAAGAAAATTGAAAACAATAATGCGAGATATAAAATGGTCGTTGACTTACGTCGACGTTATCAAGAATTTCGAGTGGGTGATGATGTAATGATCAGAATCAGACCTGAACGGTTTCGACCAGGAGCCGTTAGGAAATTGCACGCCCGAAGTATGGGTCCATACAAAATTCTGAAACGGGTTGGATTTAATGCATATGTGGTGGATATTCCAAGTGATTTTGGGATTAATCCAGTTTTTAATGTAGAAGATTTAGTTGCCTACCGAGGTCCGACAACTATTCCTGCAGACCCATTCAATGAGCCTGACACTGACCCCACATCCAATTTTGAGAACATATCTCCTGCTCCTGCCTTGCCTCCTGTACCTTTTTCTCCACAGATCACAGACACAGTGGAACAGATTTTGGACGATCAGATTGTTAGTACGCAGAACGGTGGTTATCAGCAATATCTAATCAGATGGCATGGTCGACCTCCGTCAGATGATATCTGGATCAGCAGAGATGAGCTTCAGCGACTTGCTTCAGACCTGTTGGAGCATTACCAGACATCCGTTTTGCCAGAGGCGAACTCTTCTCAGCTGAGGGGAGTTGGTGGGGACACAGACCACCGTTTCCAACATGTGTATAGGCGTCGCCGGCGTGCATAGCACTTTAGCCACCCTAGCTTTATTTTCTtgtgtattttcttttttattttttatgtattttcgtCTTTTGTTAGTTGCTGGCTTGTTATGACTGTATTTAGCTATTGTAGTGAACCATGATGTTGTTGGATCATGGGTAGTTACATGATCATTTGTGGGGATCATGGGTAGTTGCATAGGGGGCTATATATGGAACCCCCATGTCTCCTGTTTTAGGGAGAgtattttaatgaaaaaaacGTTGCTTTGGCATCTGGTGGACTCCAGAactcctctctcctcctttccCTTCTTATTTTCTTCCCTAAATCACCTGTCCTGCATCACATGCTTTCTTGCATTTCtcgaattttaaatattttagcaATTGAAAATTGAGTTTATTTAATACATACTTGGTTGTCTAGGGAGACAATGGAGAGGTTACGGTAGAATGAAAGGAAATTTTTTGATATTTGAAATTATACTTTTAAAAAAGAGTTACCATTTACATGCTTTTgaagatttttaatttttaaagtgaATTAAGGCAACTTGGTTTTCAAGAACATGTAAAATCACATAATTATTGGATGCCATGATTTAAATGTTGACTGATTTAGAAGAGCAACTTATGGCGAAAACTCACTTTTCATTATTGTTATCTTATTTCTATTAGCACATTATCAGTTTTTGCCTTAAAAACATCCACTAATTGCTTTCTCTATAATATTACTCCACGAGGATATGCAATAATATCTACTGAAATTATAGCATTTATGATTgttattttttcccttttttgggTAGGCTTTTATGATAACGGTCAATGTGTACATTATTAGATGCTGGTTGGATTTTTAGTTGTACAAATCCTAGAGTTTGTGCTTCTTCATTTCAGGACTGCTGATGCTTATGGTCAAGCTGCATCCAACTTAGTTGCAGGGACTGATATGGAGCCAGTGGTTCAGCAATTGATGGATATGGGTGGTGGGAGCTGGGACAAAAATACTGTTGTGCATGCACTTCGTGCTGCTTACAACAACCCAGAGCGTGCTGTGGAATATTTATATTCTGTGTgtaataaaaattcttttagtacTTTTGGATGCGATTAGGGAACAATTGTAGGATGATAGAGATGATATTTTGCATCGCTTATGTCAGGGTATTCCTGCTACGGCAGAAGTTGCTGTTCCAGTTGGTAACATTTCGTCAGATCAAGCATCTGGTCAGGGGGCAAACACGACTGAGACAACTACAGCTCAGGCCTCACCACTATCTGCGATACCAAATTCTGCACCTTTAGATATGTTTCCGCAGGTCAATTTTTCGTGTATCATGTTTCCCTTGCCCTTCTCAAGCACTTAAACTTTTAGCTGAATGAATTCATATATAATAGGGGACTCCAAGTGTCGGTGCAGTTGCTGGGGATGGATCTTTGGATTTTCTGAGACATAATCGACAGGTATGCCATTCAAATCCCACATTATATCTTAATTATATTCTTGCTAAAAAACATAATCTGTTTCATTTGTATTTGCTAATCCATTCATATAGACAATTAGAATAGGTAATAATGCAAGATAATATGATAAATCATTTTCTACACGCACACATACGCATACATACCTGCACAAGTATATGTATTTGTATGAatttgtctctttctctcagCAATCATCTTGAAGAAACAGAATAGCTAACATGTTTTGGCACTTAAATGTGATCCAaaactatattttatttatgttaTTCACAAGGAATCTTAAAAGTAGACTTAGGGCCTTTGACTTTTCAGTGGAATGGGCAGCTAAAGAGATGCATTATTATTTTTCGCCCAGCACTCGTTCATTTGTGGTGGTTTCTTTTATTCTCTTTCCAACATGACTTCCCTCTCATTCCAAAGAAGTTTGTCAGTCGTCTTGGACTGTCCACTAGCAGTAGCAATTCTAAGCATGCAGAACCTTATTATATTTGGATACATGTGATATTTGAGAATCACACTTCTGCTAGCTATGGCTGAATTAGTCTTTGGTTACATGATGATACCAAGCCTTTCAAGTTTGAACTATAACTCTTAGTGATAAAACAACAGTGAATTGAAATATAACTCTTAGTGAGATAAAACAATTAATTTGAAATATGATTAGTGATACAAAAACAATGAATCGACTGAATGCCAGTCCTGGGTTCACAGTATAATATTTGACAATTCTCTGGGTACTATTGAAGGATATACGCCTCGAGGATCCTTTTTTTTGAATGTGGACTCTATGAATTGCCGGTCCAGATGTGCTGTTTGTTTATCTTGAAGTTGTTATCAATGTTTGTGCATGTCATATTGTGCATATGCCTTTATTTATCTGGTTCATTTCTTTTCACCAACCAAGGGAGATTTTGGATGCCGGGCTACCCTATCTGTATGATATTATGTACATGAGTTGGAGTACTTAAGCTCCTCAGTTTCTTTTTGGATGTGAGGTAGAGGGAGAAGTTGGAGAGATCAGGGACAGCATAGAGGATGATGGAAATCCCATATATTTAGTGGAATTTGATATCATGTACTTGATATACTCAATAAAGATGCAGGTACCCTTTTAACATACATTCAGACATATCCAAAATACATGGATACCCCGTGCACATGGTAGCCATATGTATGAGCATCTCCTAAAGGTCGAGAACATTATTTGAGACCTGTTCTCTGAGTTTAAGCATATCTTTTAAATGTTTGCTTAATTTATTACTTTGTTCAGAAAGGTGAATCCAATACATTGTCATCCATATATAGTAGTTGATTTGTTTTGTACTGACTGTTGAAAACTGAGCTGCATGCAATCATATTTTTCCCTAATCTGCTAGTTCCAAGCATTGCGTGCGATGGTTCAAGCAAATCCACAAATATTACAGGTTAGTATTCTCTTTCTGTTGATGTATTAAGCTGCTTTTTCCTGTATCAGAAGCAGTACATTGAAGTGTTGTTCTTGTTGTAGCCCATGCTTCAAGAGCTCAGTAAGCAGAACCCTCAACTTCTAAGGTTAATCCAAGAGCATCATGCCGAGTTTCTCCAGTTAATAAATGAACCTGTTGAAGATATTGAGGGGTAAATTTTCCACATTCATCATTTGTGGGCTTGTTTGGAAAATTCAATAGTTTTATGTATTACTATTTTGAAAATCAAGTCATGTTTGGTCGTAATAAGAGTAATGGCTTGACCTAAGGTCATAAAAATTCAATGTTTACTCTTTGCGGTCAGCTTAATCGCACCAGTTTTGACTTGTgcattcctcttttctttttattgtgtgtgtgtgtgtgtgtttgtgtgtgtgtgtgtgtgtgagagagagagagagagagagaggtgcggtaaaaattcatcatatttaatttccatgcccaacttctttgtt
It encodes the following:
- the LOC103710457 gene encoding ubiquitin receptor RAD23b-like codes for the protein MKLTVKTLKGSHFDIRVQPGDTIMAVKKNIEEVQGKDNYPWGQQLLIHNGKVLKDESTLEENKVSEDGFLVVMLSKSKTSGSTGASSAAQPPATAPAPAPHPASSNPPAQAPASTNPATSTERATTETADAYGQAASNLVAGTDMEPVVQQLMDMGGGSWDKNTVVHALRAAYNNPERAVEYLYSGIPATAEVAVPVGNISSDQASGQGANTTETTTAQASPLSAIPNSAPLDMFPQGTPSVGAVAGDGSLDFLRHNRQFQALRAMVQANPQILQPMLQELSKQNPQLLRLIQEHHAEFLQLINEPVEDIEGDLFDQPEQEMPHTISVTPAEQEAIARIEAMGFDRARVIEAFLACDRNEELAVNYLLEHAGDEE